A region of the Synechococcus sp. PCC 7502 genome:
CCACCTGAATTTCTCCTACGGATTTTAGTTTAATATCCATTCAGCATATCCTTTTAGTGTGGTTACTCTTAGAAATTAAGTAGTAGAAATTAAGCAGTGGGAATAATTTGAACCTTAATTTTCACTCGCTCCTGAGTATCAGGAAGTTTAACGGTTAATCCCAACGCATCAAAGTCGGCATAGGGTTGCCCATCAATTTCTACAGAGCTAATTTTAATACTACCAGGGGGCAGAATATCTGGAGAAACTCGTAAAATGCCATCGGGGAAACCTTTAGGAAATGGTTTGAAGTATAAATCTAAAGGCTGTTTGGTAATCAGAAGATTAGTATAAACTGCGGATAAATAGCATAACTCCGTAGAATGATAGGCTGACATGGAGTGAGACCCTTTATATCTCTCTGTTCCCATCAAAAATGGCGTACCATTTGCCAGAACATTAAAATAAACAGCACCGTCATCATGGTCGAGGAAGAAGGCATTATAGAATGCCGCGACCTCACGGGCATGTTTTAGATAATCTTCACTAGGCAGTAGTCCATGGAGGATTAAATAGGCAAGGACAGCCTGTTCCTGTTGCCACCAAGCTTTACGATCATGCCAGACAAAGCTAAAGAAATCTTCACCTGGTTGTTTGGTGCGTTCAACCACGTCGTACCAGCCTCCCCGTTGGCGATCGCTACCTGCTTCTGGCATTAGTTCGGCAATTTTTTGAGCAAGGGACACATAGCTATCCTTGGGTTTGAGACTTTGCATCCGCATTAAATTCCAAGCGATTTTGAGGTTATGTCCAACTACAGCCCGATTTTGCTGCCATCCCCAAGATTGATCTTTATCCCAATTTTCAAAGAATTTTTCTTGGACAAACGGGCTATTTTCATAGTCTTGGAAATACTTTTCAATGGTGTCAAAGGTGTCTTCCAACATATCTGCATATTCTTGACGACCAGTGCCTAAATACAGATTTATTAAATAGGCAGGAGCGTGATCACCGACAGAATTCCAGTTTTTACGCGCCTGATTCCGTCCCATAGATGCCGCCCGTGGGTCGAGAGTCAGAGGATCAATATGGGAAAAATAGCCGCCTTGTTCTTGATCTAAGTAAAACTTATTAAATAGATCGATAGTCATCTCCGCATCTTTTAAAATGCGTGGATCACCTGAAATTCGATAGGTTTGATTCGATAGGTTTGAATAGGTCCAGCCAAGGCATAGATTTGTTCATAGGCGGGGATGCAATCGTAGTCATCATCAAATTCAGAGGTTAACAACTTTTGTTCTCGATTTCCCGTTACCTTAACGCCGTGATACCAGTAAATTAGGTCTTCATCTGGATCATAAAACCGCATGTGGTCGCGTAGATATTCTGTCCCCAGTTCCGCCCCTTCTAAAAATCGATCTTCGCCAGTTAATAGAAATGCCGAGGCAAATCCATATACCAATCGAGAAACTGTATCTGTTTCCTGTAAGTAGTCGTCCTTTTGTTTCTCCCCCGTTAACTTCAGCATTGTGCGATATTCTCGGTAGTCAATGGGCTGATTTGGGTAATTAAATTGCCACTTTAGATATTTGTCGGCGATCGAACGGATTTGCTTAATCCACCAGTCTGGTTCTTCATGGCGGTACTTATCAGGGGCATCTCCGGGAAAAACAAGGGATTTAGCTTCAAATTTATGATCGTCTCCCTTGGGGTAAAAAACACCATAGGCAAAAATGTGTTGACCGGGCTTCAATAACTCGTTTAACTGTCCAGTGGCATCAATGTACCCTTCCTCTAAGTTTTGACTAATGCGACCATAGGTGGTTGAGCCAAGGTAGGCTGTATATTCACGTCCTTCAGAAGTTTTGATACCGAAACTTTTATCACTGCGATTAAAGTGAGTAACATAGCCTGTGATAAGGTCTGAAAAAGAAAAGGGAATCTGACTTGGCATTGTTTTTCCTAAGTAAAACTAAAATCGAGAGAATATAAGGATCGATGACAAATAGAGTTAAAAGAGTTAAGTCTTAAGGTATTTGATATTTGGAGTTAATTTTGACTTAGCTAATATCTGCTTTCCCAAAAATGTAAGTATTTTTTTATAAGTTGGCTCCACTGTTACTCTATTTTTGGGGATTAACTTAACAATACTATGCTCCCAGCTTTTTAAACAATTTTCCATAAGTTAGAATGGCTGTAGAGATTAAGTTCTATGTCAGATTCCTACAAATTGTTTTAGAATTTAATAGTTACCTGACAATTTACCTATAAATTAGGTTTACAGTGAACATTATCCGAAACCTTAGATTTAGAGTTTAGTCAAAAACTCAAAGTACGTAAGCAACATGACAACATCTCCAACTCGATCGCCTGCTGTCAAGAATACTGATAAAGACTCTAAAAATGATAATAATATTCTATCAATCAGTGCCAAAAAACCAATTTCTCACACTATTAGGGAAAGACTAGAGATTGCAGGTGCGCCATACCTTGCCAATGATTCTATTGCTGATCATTTATCAGATGCGGAGCGAGAAGAGTTAAAGCTAGAGATTGAAGGTAAGTTGCAGAGCCTATTTGACTCCATGATCATAGATACAAAAAATGATCACAATACCCGTGAAACTGCCCATCGTGTTGCCAAGATGTATGTGGATGAAGTATTTAAGGGACGTTATCACCCCATGCCCAAGGTTACAGATTTTCCTAATGCCAAAGAATTAGATGAAATTTATACCCTCGGTCCAATTACAGTGAGGTCTGCCTGTTCTCATCATTTTGTGCCGATTGTTGGGCAAGCTTGGGTGGGAATTTTACCTAGCGATCGCGTTATTGGCATTTCTAAGTTTAATCGCATTATTGATTGGGTGCTGAGTCGTCCCCATATCCAAGAAGAAGCTGCAGTTATGGTTGCAGATATTATTGAAGACCTAATTAAGCCCAAGGGTATAGCGTTTGTGATTAAGGCACAACATATGTGTATGAGTTGGCGTGGGGTTAAAGAACCAGAAACTCGGATGGTTAACTCGGTAGTTAGAGGGGCATTTAGGGCTGATCCCTACCTCAAAAAAGAATTCTTTGACCTAATTCGTTCCCAAGGTTTTGGCGAATAGTATGAAACGTATTTGGCTTTGTTTAGTTTTAGTTGTATTAGTTGGAATATTAGGGTTTTCTAGTCCTACCTCTGCTAGTCTCCGAGACGATCGCTACGATGGCAATATTTTTGCTTTGTATGGAGGCAATGGTTCCCTAATTCCGCCCAGAGTTACTCTATCTCAGTCATTAAATGAGTTAAATCGTCCTGCACTATTAGTGTTTTATGTAGATGATAGCTCTGACTGTAAACTCTATACCCCTTTGCTCAATCAAGTTCAGGCTTTCTATGGCAAAACCATCAGTATTATTCCCGTTATTGTGGATAGCCTAAAGTTAGATCAACCCACTACTGATCCAACCCAAGAGGCGTTTTACTATCGAGGATTTGTACCGCAAACTGTGCTTATTAGTAGCGATCGCCAAGTAATGTTTGATCAAGAAGGTAAACCAGATTTTGAAGATTTAGAAATACCCATTCGTAAAGTGCTTAATTTACCGCCCAAGGTTACCACTCAACAACGAGATGCTAAGGTCAGACAAATTAATGAGGTTAATCCTTAGTTATTAAAAAAGTTAGAGCCTATTTAATGATTAAGAAATACGTTGGGGTGTCGGGCTGCTCCCCTATAACCCGTACTATATAAACCCACAAAAGACTGTATTAAAAATAAAAAGCTACTTTGCTTTGTTTTGAAAGTTATTTTGTAACTTGCCAATGATCCCGCTTAAAATTGCTCCCGCCATCATAATCCCCAGTACAGGCTGAATTAAGGGCTGCCATAACGACTGCCACACAGATAAGCCTAAATGTAGATGTAGCTGCTCAGCAATTACTGCTGCCATAAACCATGCAAAAAAGAAAAATACCAGAAATAAATCCAGCATTAGTGCTTTATTCAACCAAAATCCTAATTTATCGATCATAATTTACGTTTTTTATGCCTTATAGTTTACCTTCTGAGTCTGGACTTTTTCTAACTTTTGCTGAAGATCGAAATCCTCAGGGTCTTGCGAAATTTTGAACTTTAAGTAGTCAATAATTAAATCTAGAGTATTACAGGCTCTTTTATCTAAAAAATCTGTCAGTTCTTGATTAAGTTCGGAGTCTTCAGGACCGTTAGTGATTTCTTGTTCTAAGTGGGCAATGATTAAATCAAGGGTTTTACGTTCTGATACTTTAATCTTAAGGAAAGTAGCGATCGCCTGCATAATTTTGTCCATATCTACCAATTCTGCCCAGTCATAGGAAATAGATATAGATTGATTATTAGCCAATAATAGACTAATCCAAACCATCATGTATGTGGAAACTTCAAAATCATTATCGACAACCAGATGTAATTCCTGAATGTCTGATAAAGCGATCTGAGTTTTAGTAAAAAGGTTGTGATTAATAGTTAAAGTATTTTGGGACTTGTCAAACTTGAATGTACGCCCCACTACAGTCAATAATACCGATGACCATAGATTGGTGGGAAGGCGATCGCAAATTACTAACTGAGTCTGATCCTGCTGAAAAATATACATACGACAAAGAACATAATTAAGTTTTTAATTGTTGCTTTTGCCAAGGTAAGTCACTGGTTCCCTCTAAGATTAAGTCTTTAACAATTTGAGCCGTAACTGGTGCCATGAGTACGCCATTGCGAAAATGCCCCGTGGCAACTAAGGTGTTTTTGAGATTGGGAATAAAGCCAATGATCGGTGAACCTTGGAATTTAGGTCGAGGGCGATCACCTGCCCAAGTTGATAATATTTTAGCCTTAGCAAAAGCGGGACAAAAACCTATAGCTTGCTCTAATAGTAAATCTACATTCTCAGCCCTTGGTAAAACCTCATAATCAAATTCGACCGTGGCACCGATCAGATATTGATCATTCCCCGCGGGGACAATATTCACATCTTCACAGTGAAGTACACTTTTTAAATCAGTTTGCCAATTAGTTTTTAGTTCGGCTGGGGGTAAATAAACTTGAATTGCCTGTCCTCCCACGGGAAAAAGTACATCGGGTTTAGTTTTAGATTTAAGAACTTGTTGAATTAATGGACTAGAACCTAATCCTGCAGCAAGAATCACCCAGTCAGGAGCCAATTGATCCAACTCATTCAAGTTATGAACAGGGTGATCGCATTTAAACTCAACGCCATTTAATTTAGCGGCGGTAACTAATGCTTGAAGCAGAATATGAGGATTAACTGATCGATCATCAAAGCTATGTAAGCCTACTTTTGCCTGAAATTGGGGATATTGCGATCGCAAACGACTTCCATCTATCCACTCCATCCGAAATCCTTGAGATGCTCTAAGGGCAATTAAAGCCTTCCACTTATCCTCCAGATCACCTTCCAGATTATTGATCAGCATAAAAATGCCGTGGCGATTATAGGGAATATCAATCCCAGTTTTTGCCTCTAATTCTGGGACTAAGCTTTCATACCTGCGCAAACTAGTTAAACGTAAATTTGTTAAAGCCCCATTGTGATTAGTAGTGATACTACAGGCTGCCATCATGACTCCTAAAGCAGATTTGGTCGAACCCTGACCCACTTCAGATTGAGCTTCCAAAACAGTAATGTTTAAATTAGCAATTCCTAACTTAGAAACTTGACTGAGTTCATAGGCGATCGCTGCACCGATAATACCAGCCCCAACGATAATAATTTTGATCATACTTATAGTACTTACGCAGTATAAAAGAAAAATCTAGGTTTAATAGGGGTTTGGGGCTTTACCCCAATTGAGGGCGTAGCCCTCAAACTCCCTTCCATTAGTACTTTGCAAATTTGAGTGCGTAAGTCCTAACTTAATTAGATTGCCAGATTACATCTCGCCATTGGAGCAAAAACTCAGCAATTTTTAAAGCTTGAGACTGATTAAAAAACGGCAAACCCATCCTTTCAATTACCATCCACTCCATGTATACGAGGATTTCTGATATTTTACCCGCCTTAGTACGGACAAAGAGTTCGGGGATGTATCCTTTGTATTCATCTCGTGCTTCGGGATGCCAAGCAATACCAATTGGATCCCAGAGGTAATGTACGACTTCATCTATGACAATCATTAGCTCTTGATCTTTATCCATAACTAGGATCGAGTACGCTTACGCCGTGATGCAGCAGGGGACTGAATTTTAACTTCCGCAATTTCCTCTTGATCATTTTCTGGCTTATTTTCCAGATTTTCTTCGACAACTTCAATGGGCTTTTGAATTACTGAATCTGTCACATCTATAGGCTCTAAATCCACAGGTTCTAAATCCAGATTTGGAGTGAACTTAGTTTCTGATTCGGATTGGGATTCAGTTAATATCCGTTTTTCGGTTTTTGTCGGTTTTGCAGGTTTATCTGTAGATTTATTAAATGCGATCGCTTCCTCAATTTCAAACTTGGGCGTGTAGCTATCAGATACAATATTAGTCTCAGGCAGATCCGCAGGTGCTTCTACCATAGGCGTATTTCTGACGACAGTACCAGGTAAAGCTACCGACACGATCGCCGATTTTGTATCTTTAATTTCCCGATTGATCAAGACTAAAGGTGAAATTCCCATGAGGGCATAGACTTCCTGTTCCTCGGTTGTCATTTCCACGGTGATCAGTTCTGGTGCCTCTAGCTTTGGACGTGGTACTGCCCGTTTGACTTTTTCAGAGATTACTTCGACCACAGGGTCAACTTCGACTTCACTGACTACAGGAATAGCAGGCAGTTTAAGTTCCTTAGGCTCAGAGCGCTTGGGTTTTTCTCTGCTTTCTCTAACTAGTTCTCGTACTTGATCTCTACCTTGATCTATGGCAGTAGAGTTGCGATCATTACCATTGCGTTCATTATCACGCGATCGCCGCCGCCGTCTAGAGCCATTGCGATCGTTATAGCTAGGATGGCTGATTAAATTAGCTTCCGTACCTCCACTTAAGTCTGAAAAAGTATCATCACTACTCGCATCTAAATCAAGCTTAGTCGAAATCCGTAAGTCCCTAGGTAATGCTTCGGCGGACTGTAAAGCACTTTCACCTGGCAAGTGAACCAAATGTCCTAAACCGTTACAGGTGGGACAAGGGCGACCAAATAGCTCATAGATACTTTGTCCTTGGCGTTTGCGGGTTAACTCCACTAAGCCTAATTCAGTAAGTTGGGCAATTTGGGGACGAGATTTATCTGACTGTAATGCCTTGGTAAATTCCTGCAGTAGTTGCATTTGATCACGGCGATTATCCATGTCGATAAAATCAACCACAATTACACCCGCAATATTGCGTAACCGCAGTTGTCGAGCTACTTCTACCGCAGCCTCACAATTTGTCCATAGTACGGTTTCACGGGAAGTTTGAGATTGCGTAAATGAACCAGAGTTAACATCAATGACAGTTAAAGCCTCAGTCGGCGCAATGATAATATATCCACCCGAAGGTAAATCTACCCTTGGGCGTAGGGATTCACGGATAGCGGCATTAACCCGAAAGTACTCCAAAATAGAAGTTCGTTCCTTATGTAGGTCGATCGCAATACTGGCAGGAATATTGCCATCTGCCCAACTAAGTAAATGCTGCTTAACCCGTTTTAGCCCTTCGTTGGTATCAGTAACAATGCGATTAACATCATCGGAATAGGTATCCCGTAGTACCTTTTGAATAAAATCATTATCCCGATTTAATAAATTAGGATGACGGGTGGTATTTGCTTCCTGTTGAATGGCTTCCCATTGTTTTTGCAAGTTACCCAAGTCTTCAATAATCATTTCTTCAGGCATATCCTCTGCCTCGGTGCGGATTAATAAACCCATACCCGATGGCTTAGTTAAAATTCCCAAGGCTCTTAGTCGATTACGTTCCGCCTCGTTTTTTATGCGCTTAGATAGGCTAACCCCACGACCAAAAGGCATTAACACCACATACCGACCAGGCATGGAGATATTACCCGTTAGCCTTGGACCTTTGTTCCCCGTTGGCTCTTTCATCACCTGAACTAGTACTCTTTGTTTGGGAGTCAGTAGTTCACTAATTGAGCCACCCGATCGCCTAAGTTTTAATGGTCCTAAATCGGTAATATGAATAAATCCGTTGCGATCGCCATCCCCAATATTGACAAATGCAGCATCAATACTGACAAGGATATTTTCGACAACTCCCATGTATATATCACCGACTTGATGGGTACCTGTGGCTACAATAATCTCTTCAATCCGATCTTCACTAAATACAGCAGCCGTTCTGTACTGCTCCGCAATAATAATTTGCTTGGGCATCCAAGTTCCTCAAATGTTTTTAAACAGGTTTTGATTAATCCAAAAAGCCTAAGAATATAGCTAGATACTTTTTAAACTAGATACCCTTTAAAGTAGAAAAATATCCAGAAAAAATATCTAGTTGATTAAAAACTACCCATGCAGGTCTATACATCTGTAACATCTTCAGCTTCTAGGACTAAATACTTAGAAGATAGCTGTGTTAAAGGAGTATGTGGAAAGCTCTGCTGTGTTTGGCAAAACTGATACTCAAGATGCTAGTGACTTATAGTAAGGTGCTTGGGCACAATTTGGGAAATTTCCAATTAGACAAGCGCAATCTAATTCTTAGACCGAATGCTTAATTTATGAACAAACAATTAACATCACTGAGCTTTTGTTTGGTTAGCACTCTTAGGAAATATTATATCCTAATATCCTAGGATTTGACTATCACTGATTTTTTTAGATGTGGTGATGACTAGATTTCCGATAATATAGTTGTGCAAGTTCTAGCTAAATTTTGGAGTTTTATCTGATTACTCGTGTTATTTTAGTCCGTCATGGAGAAAGTACTTCTAATAGTGCTGGAATGGTGCAAGGTCGTGGCAATAGTGATCGGCCCGATTTACAACCACCACTAACTCAGAAGGGACAACAACAGGCAAAACTAGCTGGGCTAGCTTTGGCAAACTTAGCTATAGATACGGCTTATTGTAGCCCCCTTGTCAGGGCTAATCAAACAGCAAACTTGATCTTAGAAAATAGATCAATCAACTTAAATACTCACGAAAATCTACGGGAAATTAATTTACCGCAATGGGAAGGTCTAACCTTTGGTGAGGTGCGATCGCAATATCCCGAACAATACAATAATTGGCACCATGCCCCAGAGCAGCTAGAGATGTCCCGACCAACGGGGGAGAAATTTTATCCTGTTTTAGATTTATTTGAGCAGGCACAATCAGTCTGGGCGGAAATTTTACCTAAACATGATGGGCAGACAGTTTTACTTGTGGCACATAGCGGTATTAATCGAGCTTTAATTGCCTCCGCCTTGGGCATCGCCCCATCCCGTTACCATTATCTGCATCAATCTAACTGTGGTATTAGTATTTTGAATTTTAGGCAATCAGGCGAGACCTATACTGCCCAATTAGAGTCTTTAAATTTAGTTAGTCATTTACAAGCGATCAGTGGCGATGTTTTACCCCCGACCAAAAAAGATCATGCTGGTATTAGATTGTTATTAGTTCGTCATGGTGAAACCAACTGGAATCGAGATCAACGCTTTCAAGGACAAATTGATATTCCCTTAAATACTACAGGCGAGCAACAGGCACAAAAAGCCGCCGACTTTCTAGCACAGGTAAAAATTAATCAAGCCTTTAGTAGTTCGATGTTGCGTCCGAAACAAACTGCCGAGATTATCCTCACTAAACATCCCCACCTTTCCCTACAGTTAACCGATTTACTCAAAGAAATTTCCCACGGCAAATGGGAGGGCAAATTAGAAACAGAAATTGAAGCCGAGTTTCCCGGAGAGTTACAAAGATGGCAAAGTACACCTGAATCTGTGCAAATGCCTGAAGGTGAAAACTTAAATGATGTATGGGCAAGGGTAAAAATAGCTTGGCAACAAATTATTGATGCTGTACCCCAGGGAGAAACGGCAATGGTGGTCGCCCATGATGCGGTCAATAAGGCAATTCTTTGTCAGTTATTTAATCTAAGTCCTGCTAGTTTTTGGGCATTTAAGCAGGGTAATGGGGCAGTATCAGTGATTGATTACCCCCATGGAGATGTGCCAGTCCTGCAATCTATGAATATTACTACCCATTTATCTAATAGTGTCTTGGATAGTACAGCCGCAGGAGCTTTATAGGTTATTGACATGGCAACTCTAGGCTGATAATGCGAGACTACGCACACTCAGAACTTGATTGAGGATATTAAGTATGTTTTCATCGGTAATAATGGCACTACCAAATACCGATAGATTGAATTATAGAGACAGTATATTTATCTGGCTTGTAAAGCAATTTTGGCTTCCTCTCGATCATCAAAATGGATTTTCTCAGTACCAATAATTTGATAATCTTCATGTCCTTTACCTGCTATTAAAACTGTATCTCCAGCCTCTGCTTTGGCGATCGCTTCTTTAATACAAATTCTCCGATCTATTTCTACCTTCGCATTTACCTGTTCAGGAACTCCCTTAAGAATATCTTGAAGAATCAATTCGGCATTTTCAGTGCGAGGATTATCGGAAGTGATATAAACCCGATCCGCTAACCGTGCGGCAATTTCTCCCATAATTGGTCTTTTTGTCCGATCACGATCGCCGCCACAACCGAACACACAAATCAATTCTCTTTTTGTAAATGGACGCATTGCCTTCAGTAAATTCTCTAGGCTATCGGGAGTATGGGCATAGTCCACAACCACCGTAATATCTTGATCTTCACTAATTTGCACTTGCTCGACTCGACCTGGCACACTCTTAAATTTGGGTAATCTCTCCACTATTTCTCTTAAGCTAATACCTAATTCTACAGCCGTAGCGATCGCTGCTAGGACATTAGCTAAATTAAAACTACCCACTAAAGGCGAACTAAACGCTATGGCACCAAGGGGTGTATGTAAAGTCGCAGTTACACCATTAGAACTATAGGTAAGATTATCAGTGAAAAAATCCGCCTCAGAATTAGTTAAGCTGTATGTCCATACGGGTTGTTTACGAGATCGACAATCTGCTATTAACCGCACACCATAGGCATCATCGAGGTTAATAACTGCTTTCCCTTTCAGATAATCGGGAGTGAATAATAAAGCCTTCGCTTGAAAATAATCTTCTAAATTCAGATGATAATCTAAATGATCTTGAGTGAGATTAGTAAAAACCGATACGCCAAAGGGACAAGTCCATACCCGCCGTTGAGCCAAAGCATGGGAACTAACTTCCATTACCATCACTTCTTGATTTTGATCCACAGCCTGCTTAAATTGTGCCTGTAAATCTACAGCAAAGGGCGTAGTGTGAGTAGAAATATGTTCGTAGCCTTGCCAACGGGTATAGAGAGTTCCCATTAAACCAGTGGCATATTTATCTTTTAGTAAAAATTCAATGAGGTGAGTAGTCGTAGTTTTCCCGTTTGTTCCAGTTACACCTACTAATTTCAGTTTTTGGACTGGATGATCATAAAAACTAGCAGCAATCTCAGCACAGGCAGTAATAACATCGGGAACGGCGATAACTTGAGGATGGGGTTCTAAGTTACTAGAGCGATCGATAATGGCAGCGATCGCTCCGTTTGCTAATGCTTGGGATACATATTGACTACCATCTGCCTTACTTCCGATCATGGCAATAAATAAATCCCCTGCTTGAACAATGCGCGAATCAGTAACTATTCTCAGGATCAGGTCGTTATCATAACTGGAATTTTGAACTTGATTTTTATATCCTGCTCCACTTAAAAGTTCTGATAATGGAACTCCATCAATAAACTGTATAGACATTTTTATTTCCCCTGATGTATTCTTAGCCCCACTTAAATACCGCTGCACCCCAACTTAATCCCGCCCCAAATCCTGATATGGCAATGGTATCGGAGGTTTTGATTTTATACGATCGTACCGACTCGTCTAAGGCTAAAGGAATTGAAGCGGCAGAGGTGTTGCCATAGTTACTTAAATTAGTAATTACTTTTTCAGGCGCAAAGCCCATGCGTGATTGGACAGCGTCTAAAATTCGTTGGTTAGCCTGATGCAGAATCAGCCAATCTATATCACCAACAGTTAAATTTGCCCGAAATAAAGCCTTATCTAATACTTCTGGTACAGACTTTACGGCAAACCGATAAACTTCACCGCCATTCATCGTAATATGCTCATAACCTGTAGAACCATGACTCAGATTTAGTAAGGGATTCCCTTTGCCATCGCTGCGGAGTTCAAACCCCAAAAGATATTTTTGTTCCGATGCTTGTAAAACCACTGCCCCTGCTCCATCACCAAATAGGATACAAGTACGGCGATCGCTCCAATCTACCCAACGAGATAAAACATCGGCACCAATTAGTAAAATATTGCGGTACGTACCAGTCTGAATAAATTGTGAAGCAGTAACTAAACCAAATACAAACCCTGAACAAGCGGCACTCAAGTCAAAGGCTACGGCTTTTTCTGCCCCTAAAAGATACTGCACCTGAGCGGCAGAACCGAATAGATCATCTGGACTAGAAGTTGCCAGAATAATTAAATCTAAATCCTCTGCTTCTATACCTGCCATAGCGATCGCTTGTTTTCCCGCCACAGTTGCCAAGCTGGCTAAGGATTCTTGATCAGAAGTTATCACTCGCCGTTGACGGATGCCCGTGCGTGAGGCAATCCACTCATCTGATGTTTCAATGGTTTGACTTAATTCATCATTAGTAATAATGCGCTGGGGTAAAGCCGAACCGCTACCAATTATTCTGACTCCATTCATATAATTATTCTGTAACAGCGTTGAGTTCCTTAATTTGGGTACGAATGCGCTCTAAAACTTGATTTTCTACGGCATCTTTTGCTACTCGAATGGCATTGCAAATACTGGAAGCTTTAGAACTACCGTGGGCGATTATACAAACTCCATCCACACCCAATAGTAACGCTCCGCCATACTCGTTATAGTCCATTCTTTGTTTAACCTGTGAAAGATTAGGACGTAAAAATAATAACCCTAGCTTACCCCACCAACCCCTTGGAAGTTCTTCTTTAAGGATTTGCATTGCTACTTTGCCCACACCTTCAGCAAACTTAAGTAATACATTACCCATAAAACCATCACAGACCACCACATCAAAGTCACCTGACATCACATCTCGACCTTCAGCATTACCTGAAAAGGGAATTTGGGGATTATCTTGCAAATTTTGATGCACTTTAACCGCTAAATCATTACCCTTAGATGGTTCTTCCCCAATATTTAAAAGTCCGAGCTTAGGATTTTCCACACCCAGGGCATAGCGACTGTAAAGCAATCCCATCATGGCAAATTGTTCCAAAAACTTGGGACGACAATCCACATTGGCACCTACATCTAATAATAAAACTGGTTTACGGGGAATTAAAGTTGGTAATAATGCCCCGATCGCAGGTCGATCAATTCCTTTTAATCTGCCTAACCTTAATAATGCTGCTGCCATTGCTGCTCCCGTATGTCCTGCGGCAACTACCCCGTCGGCTTTATGTTTCTTGACCAGTTCCATCGAGATGGCGATCGAAGATTTAGGTTTACGC
Encoded here:
- a CDS encoding histidine phosphatase family protein, which encodes MEFYLITRVILVRHGESTSNSAGMVQGRGNSDRPDLQPPLTQKGQQQAKLAGLALANLAIDTAYCSPLVRANQTANLILENRSINLNTHENLREINLPQWEGLTFGEVRSQYPEQYNNWHHAPEQLEMSRPTGEKFYPVLDLFEQAQSVWAEILPKHDGQTVLLVAHSGINRALIASALGIAPSRYHYLHQSNCGISILNFRQSGETYTAQLESLNLVSHLQAISGDVLPPTKKDHAGIRLLLVRHGETNWNRDQRFQGQIDIPLNTTGEQQAQKAADFLAQVKINQAFSSSMLRPKQTAEIILTKHPHLSLQLTDLLKEISHGKWEGKLETEIEAEFPGELQRWQSTPESVQMPEGENLNDVWARVKIAWQQIIDAVPQGETAMVVAHDAVNKAILCQLFNLSPASFWAFKQGNGAVSVIDYPHGDVPVLQSMNITTHLSNSVLDSTAAGAL
- a CDS encoding UDP-N-acetylmuramoyl-L-alanyl-D-glutamate--2,6-diaminopimelate ligase; protein product: MSIQFIDGVPLSELLSGAGYKNQVQNSSYDNDLILRIVTDSRIVQAGDLFIAMIGSKADGSQYVSQALANGAIAAIIDRSSNLEPHPQVIAVPDVITACAEIAASFYDHPVQKLKLVGVTGTNGKTTTTHLIEFLLKDKYATGLMGTLYTRWQGYEHISTHTTPFAVDLQAQFKQAVDQNQEVMVMEVSSHALAQRRVWTCPFGVSVFTNLTQDHLDYHLNLEDYFQAKALLFTPDYLKGKAVINLDDAYGVRLIADCRSRKQPVWTYSLTNSEADFFTDNLTYSSNGVTATLHTPLGAIAFSSPLVGSFNLANVLAAIATAVELGISLREIVERLPKFKSVPGRVEQVQISEDQDITVVVDYAHTPDSLENLLKAMRPFTKRELICVFGCGGDRDRTKRPIMGEIAARLADRVYITSDNPRTENAELILQDILKGVPEQVNAKVEIDRRICIKEAIAKAEAGDTVLIAGKGHEDYQIIGTEKIHFDDREEAKIALQAR
- a CDS encoding beta-ketoacyl-ACP synthase III, which encodes MNGVRIIGSGSALPQRIITNDELSQTIETSDEWIASRTGIRQRRVITSDQESLASLATVAGKQAIAMAGIEAEDLDLIILATSSPDDLFGSAAQVQYLLGAEKAVAFDLSAACSGFVFGLVTASQFIQTGTYRNILLIGADVLSRWVDWSDRRTCILFGDGAGAVVLQASEQKYLLGFELRSDGKGNPLLNLSHGSTGYEHITMNGGEVYRFAVKSVPEVLDKALFRANLTVGDIDWLILHQANQRILDAVQSRMGFAPEKVITNLSNYGNTSAASIPLALDESVRSYKIKTSDTIAISGFGAGLSWGAAVFKWG
- the plsX gene encoding phosphate acyltransferase PlsX, which encodes MELNVRIAVDAMGGDYAPSEIIAGALMAQAKFDIDILLVGDEAKISAYLKQHHHKLSDRIEIVPAEGQIDMHEEPLEALRRKPKSSIAISMELVKKHKADGVVAAGHTGAAMAAALLRLGRLKGIDRPAIGALLPTLIPRKPVLLLDVGANVDCRPKFLEQFAMMGLLYSRYALGVENPKLGLLNIGEEPSKGNDLAVKVHQNLQDNPQIPFSGNAEGRDVMSGDFDVVVCDGFMGNVLLKFAEGVGKVAMQILKEELPRGWWGKLGLLFLRPNLSQVKQRMDYNEYGGALLLGVDGVCIIAHGSSKASSICNAIRVAKDAVENQVLERIRTQIKELNAVTE